Below is a window of Acidobacteriota bacterium DNA.
CGAATGCCTCTCTTCCAGTTTACGCGTATCGCAGCAAAAAAGGTTTGCTGAGCGTGGGAGGAAGTGGCTGGGCAGGTGGTTTCGGTGCGTGGTAAGCTCATTTGTGACTGATTTGATCAACAAATATTCCGGCCGCCAAGAATTCCGGCTGCCGAGCGAGTGTCGAAAGGAGCCACCCCAATGACCGCTATCGAAGACCGTGGTTACGTTCAACCCGAGGTTCTGGTGTCCACCGATTGGGTCGCCGAGCATCTGGGCGATTCCGACGTGCGCCTGGTGGAGTCCAACGAGGATCCCCTGCTCTATTCCTCGGGCCATATCCCCGGGGCCGTGGAGGTGGATTGGACTCGGGATCTCAACGATCCTCTGCAGCGGGATTACCTGGACAAGGCGGCCTTTGAAGCGCTGATGTCGCGCATCGGCGCCACCCGCGACACCACCTTCGTCTTCTACGGCGACAAGAACAATTGGTGGGCCACCTACGCGTTCTGGGTCTTCCAGCTCTTCGGTCACGACAAAGCGCGGATCATGGACGGCGGCCGGCTCAAATGGCAGGAAGAGGGGCGGACTCTGACCCGTGAGGTTCCGGACTATCCCTCTACCGACTACCAGGCGCCGGAGCGCGACGATGCCACCGTCCGCGCCTTCCGCGACGACGTCCTCGACCACCTCGAAGACGAAGGCCAGCTCATCGACGTGCGCAGTCCGGAGGAGTACAGCGGCGAGCGGCTGCACATGCCCGACTATCCCAACGAGGGGGCGCTGCGCGGTGGCCACATTCCCGGGGCCCAGAACGTGCCCTGGGCGCGGGCGGTGAATCCCGAGGACGGCACCTTCAAGAGCGCCCAGGAGCTGCGGGCGATCTACGAGCAGGAGAAGCACCTCGAATCCGACAAGGACGTCGTGGTCTACTGCCGCATCGGCGAGCGCAGCAGCC
It encodes the following:
- a CDS encoding sulfurtransferase, which encodes MTAIEDRGYVQPEVLVSTDWVAEHLGDSDVRLVESNEDPLLYSSGHIPGAVEVDWTRDLNDPLQRDYLDKAAFEALMSRIGATRDTTFVFYGDKNNWWATYAFWVFQLFGHDKARIMDGGRLKWQEEGRTLTREVPDYPSTDYQAPERDDATVRAFRDDVLDHLEDEGQLIDVRSPEEYSGERLHMPDYPNEGALRGGHIPGAQNVPWARAVNPEDGTFKSAQELRAIYEQEKHLESDKDVVVYCRIGERSSHTWFVLSYLLGYPNVRNYDGSWTEWGNSVGVPIER